From one Rhopalosiphum padi isolate XX-2018 chromosome 2, ASM2088224v1, whole genome shotgun sequence genomic stretch:
- the LOC132922271 gene encoding protein anon-73B1: MFPMEESDEVFDAVIRYGLYLVAIFQLVCITTVFLLTDQSNDSKDNGDGSEYDSDGSTFASPRRPYSHHRSRKQDKKKRR, encoded by the exons ATGTTTCCGATGGAAGAATCAGATGAAGTATTTGATGCTGTGATCCGTTATGGTTTATACTTAGTTGCTATTTTCCAATTAGTATGCATAACAACGGTGTTTTTATTAACTGACCAATCTAATGActcaaaa gaTAATGGTGATGGCAGTGAATATGACTCTGATGGTAGTACATTTGCATCACCTAGACGCCCATATTCTCATCATAGATCAAGAAAACAAGACAAGAAGAAAAGACgatga